In a genomic window of Niallia taxi:
- a CDS encoding barstar family protein — protein sequence MSAVQNSTDFHYLLKKNLDLPDFYGMNWDAFWDAITGLIELPETLIFEGWSNVEERLPKDSKIFINLLYDFNEQNPHWKCKVVYK from the coding sequence GTGAGTGCAGTTCAAAATTCAACTGATTTTCATTATTTGTTAAAAAAGAATCTTGATTTACCCGATTTTTATGGAATGAATTGGGATGCATTTTGGGATGCAATTACTGGACTAATTGAATTACCTGAAACTTTGATTTTTGAGGGATGGAGCAACGTTGAAGAGAGGCTACCAAAAGATTCTAAAATCTTCATTAACCTCTTATATGATTTTAACGAACAAAATCCACATTGGAAATGTAAAGTCGTTTATAAATAA
- a CDS encoding LacI family DNA-binding transcriptional regulator — MVTLKDIARLSNVSTATVSRIINNDPTLSVTEETRSRVISIVNELDYKPLRKKSSKLVKQADEFHIGLIMLNDENIDPYFYSIRNGIENSCQQYGLTIVSTMMVGKNNISSESLNGLDGLIVIGDIEIDDLRKIYNKNNNIVAVDYLPLDTNVDVVISDFEGATNQVMEFLFSLGHTDIVYLGGKGNVYELVETKIRKKEDIRKITFEKNMKGKNLYNPAKVLEGDWGTTSGYNLTKQLIESKLLGSAIVVGSDPMAIGVLRALHEADIVVPDSVSVFSFDDIEAAAFMNPPLSSVRVQGDEMGKTAVKLLFDRIKGREIPLKVILPAQLIYRDSVGECIK; from the coding sequence ATGGTAACATTAAAGGACATAGCGAGACTTTCCAATGTATCAACTGCAACTGTTTCAAGGATTATTAATAATGACCCTACTCTATCGGTAACAGAGGAAACGAGAAGTAGAGTTATTAGTATAGTTAACGAATTAGATTATAAACCGTTAAGGAAGAAGAGTTCAAAACTAGTAAAGCAAGCTGATGAATTTCATATTGGTCTTATTATGTTAAATGATGAAAATATTGATCCGTATTTTTATTCTATTCGGAATGGGATAGAAAATAGCTGTCAGCAGTATGGCTTAACAATTGTTTCAACTATGATGGTAGGTAAAAATAATATCTCATCTGAAAGTTTAAATGGGTTGGATGGACTGATTGTCATAGGTGATATTGAAATTGACGATCTAAGGAAAATTTATAATAAAAATAATAATATTGTTGCAGTAGATTATCTACCCTTAGATACAAATGTTGATGTTGTTATCTCTGATTTTGAGGGTGCAACCAATCAAGTAATGGAGTTTTTATTTTCACTTGGCCATACCGATATAGTTTATTTAGGCGGTAAAGGTAATGTATATGAATTAGTAGAAACAAAGATAAGGAAAAAAGAGGATATTCGTAAAATTACTTTTGAAAAAAACATGAAAGGAAAAAACTTGTATAACCCTGCTAAAGTCTTAGAAGGTGATTGGGGGACTACAAGTGGATATAATTTAACAAAACAACTAATTGAAAGTAAACTTCTTGGAAGTGCCATTGTAGTGGGGAGCGATCCAATGGCGATTGGAGTACTCCGAGCTTTGCATGAAGCTGATATCGTAGTACCTGATTCAGTTTCTGTTTTTAGTTTTGATGATATTGAGGCTGCTGCATTTATGAATCCTCCTCTTTCTTCTGTTAGAGTACAAGGGGATGAAATGGGGAAAACGGCTGTGAAATTGCTTTTCGATCGAATAAAAGGAAGGGAAATACCATTAAAGGTTATTCTTCCTGCACAATTAATCTATCGAGATAGTGTTGGTGAATGTATTAAATAA
- a CDS encoding ABC transporter substrate-binding protein — translation MKKTISLLTAGALSISLLAGCGGKNANGQDGKVEIEFFHYKREGMETFDKLIEKFEKENPNIDVEQTSPPEATTVLRTRVSKSDIPDVMGIGGDITYKDLSETGVFTDVSKDKNLENIQQAYIQMLKDVSNEEKVYGIPYAANAVGVIYNKSIFKELNLEIPETWDDFIAVAKKVQDSGQIPFYHTYKDSWTILSAFNALAANTQGEDFYTQLNKGKILAGERYKEAAEKIVDLANYGHNNQQGVGYNDGNTAFANGEAAMYLQGIWAIPEIKKANQNIDLGVFPFPATNNPDETKLVSGVDLMLATSASSKHPEEAQKFIEFLLKEENAKQYIGEQNAFSALEGITQDDPTVAELKDSFEKGALADFPDHYIPNGVAPDKTLQTLVMDKDVDAFLDKIQKDWKKVQNRQ, via the coding sequence ATGAAGAAAACAATCTCATTACTAACGGCAGGGGCATTATCAATCTCATTACTTGCAGGATGTGGTGGAAAAAATGCAAATGGGCAAGATGGAAAGGTTGAAATTGAATTTTTTCATTATAAGCGTGAAGGTATGGAAACGTTTGATAAATTGATTGAGAAATTCGAAAAAGAAAATCCAAATATCGATGTGGAACAAACTAGTCCACCAGAAGCTACTACTGTTTTACGTACAAGAGTATCAAAATCAGATATTCCAGATGTTATGGGAATTGGGGGAGATATAACTTATAAAGATCTATCTGAAACAGGTGTATTCACAGATGTATCAAAAGATAAAAATCTTGAGAACATTCAGCAGGCATATATACAAATGCTAAAAGATGTATCTAACGAGGAAAAAGTTTATGGAATTCCTTATGCAGCTAATGCTGTTGGAGTTATCTATAATAAATCAATTTTTAAGGAGTTGAACCTGGAGATACCAGAAACATGGGATGATTTCATTGCTGTAGCCAAGAAGGTACAGGATTCAGGGCAAATTCCTTTCTATCATACATATAAGGATTCTTGGACCATTTTATCGGCATTTAATGCTCTTGCTGCTAACACTCAGGGAGAAGACTTCTATACTCAGTTAAATAAAGGGAAAATTCTTGCAGGAGAAAGATATAAAGAGGCAGCTGAGAAAATAGTTGATTTAGCTAATTATGGTCACAATAACCAACAGGGTGTTGGTTATAATGATGGGAATACTGCGTTTGCCAATGGAGAGGCTGCTATGTATTTACAAGGTATCTGGGCAATTCCCGAAATAAAGAAAGCTAACCAAAACATTGATTTAGGAGTATTTCCATTTCCAGCAACAAATAATCCAGATGAGACAAAGTTAGTATCTGGTGTAGACTTAATGCTTGCTACGTCAGCATCATCAAAACACCCTGAAGAAGCACAAAAATTTATTGAATTCCTTCTGAAAGAAGAAAATGCCAAGCAATATATTGGTGAACAGAATGCGTTTTCAGCACTTGAAGGAATAACTCAGGATGACCCAACTGTTGCTGAACTAAAAGATAGCTTTGAAAAAGGAGCATTAGCAGACTTTCCGGATCACTACATTCCAAATGGAGTAGCACCTGATAAAACA